The proteins below come from a single Triticum aestivum cultivar Chinese Spring chromosome 5D, IWGSC CS RefSeq v2.1, whole genome shotgun sequence genomic window:
- the LOC123123225 gene encoding eukaryotic translation initiation factor 3 subunit B, whose protein sequence is MALAISMEAIDARARELGIDLDSVDVDSITLPPGEDFDILSDDEDLLQNEDIPELEMGFSNIIVVDNLPVVPPEKYEKLENVVRKIYSQIGVIKEGGLWMPTHPETKKTYGYCFIEYNTPQEAELAREKTNGYKLDKSHIFAVNMFDDFEKYMKVPDEWAPAEIKPYTPGENLLKWLTDDKARDQFVIRAGTFTEVYWNDARRAMPELVYQKQYWTDSYIQWSPLGTHLATVHRQGAQVWGGDDKFVRLMRFAHPQVKLIDFSPGEKYLITYSSQEPSNPRDTHRVVLNIFDVRTGKVMRDFKGSADDFTTGGNMGVSGVSWPIFRWGGGRDDKYFARLGKNVISVYETDTFSLIDKKSLKVENVVDFSWSPTDPIISLFVPELGGGNQPARVSLVQIPGKEEIRQKNLFSVSDCKMYWQNNGEYLAVQVDRYTKTKKSIYTGFELFRIKERDIPIEVFELENKNDKIIAFAWEPKGHRFAVIHGDGPKPDISFYTMKAVNNNVSRVSKLTTLKGKQANALFWSPAGRFIVLAGLKGFNGQLEFFNVDDLETMATGEHFMATDIMWDPTGRFLATAVTSVHEMENGFQIWSFNGKLIYKISKDHFYQFQWRPRPPSLLTPEKEEDISKNLKRYSKKYEQEDLDVSNQVGELERKRRTQLQEEWQGWVAKWKQLHEEERAYRMELRGGEESDKEEEAEYKEIEAEELVDVTEEIVAFDLDQE, encoded by the exons ATGGCGCTAGCGATCTCGATGGAAGCCATAGATGCGCGCGCGCGGGAGCTGGGGATCGATCTCGACTCCGTCGACGTCGACTCCATCACCCTCCCGCCCGGCGAGGACTTCGACATCCTCAG TGATGATGAGGATTTGCTTCAGAATGAAGACATTCCAGAGCTTGAGATGGGCTTTTCAAACATTATTGTGGTGGACAATCTGCCGGTTGTTCCCCCAGAAAAGTATGAGAAGCTGGAGAACGTTGTACGCAAGATATACAGTCAAATTGGTGTCATCAAAGAAGGCGGGCTTTGGATGCCTACACACCCAGAGACCAAGAAGACCTACGGCTACTGCTTCATCGAATATAACACTCCACAG GAAGCTGAGCTTGCTAGGGAAAAAACAAATGGCTACAAACTGGACAAATCTCACATATTTGCTGTTAATATGTTCGATGACTTTGAGAAGTACATGAAAGTTCCCGATGAATGGGCACCGGCTGAAATCAAGCCATACACTCCTGGA GAAAATCTTCTGAAGTGGCTAACTGATGATAAGGCCAGAGATCAGTTTGTGATCCGTGCTGGGACGTTCACTGAAGTGTACTGGAACGACGCCAGACGGGCAATGCCTGAGCTTGTGTACCAAAAGCAG TACTGGACGGATAGTTATATCCAATGGTCCCCTCTTGGAACACACTTGGCTACCGTGCATAGGCAGGGCGCGCAGGTGTGGGGTGGTGATGATAAGTTTGTTCGTCTAATGCGCTTTGCTCATCCACAG GTGAAACTCATTGATTTCTCTCCTGGTGAGAAATATTTGATCACTTACAGCAGCCAGGAGCCCAGCAACCCTAGGGACACACAT AGGGTCGTACTAAATATCTTTGATGTACGCACTGGAAAAGTGATGCGGGACTTCAAGGGAAGTGCTGATGATTTCACTACTGGTGGAAATATGGGTGTCTCTGGTGTTTCATGGCCTATCTTCAG GTGGGGTGGTGGAAGAGATGATAAGTATTTTGCTAGACTTGGAAAGAATGTTATATCTGTCTATGAGACTGATACGTTCTCTCTTATCGATAAGAAGTCCCTAAAGGTAGAAAATGTGGTTGACTTCAGTTGGTCTCCTACTGATCCTATCATATCACTCTTTGTGCCTGAATTAGGTGGTGGAAACCAGCCTGCCAGG GTGAGTCTTGTGCAAATTCCGGGCAAAGAGGAGATTCGGCAGAAAAACCTTTTCAGTGTTAGTGACTGCAAAATGTACTGGCAGAACAATGGAGAATATCTGGCTGTCCAGGTAGACAGGTACACCAAAACAAAGAAGAGCATTTACACTGGGTTTGAGCTGTTCAGAATCAAGGAACGGGACATCCCAATTGAGGTCTTTGAATTGGAAAACAAGAATGACAAGATAATTGCCTTTGCATGGGAGCCTAAAGGTCACCGCTTTGCTGTTATTCATGGTGATGGGCCTAAGCCTGATATAAGTTTCTACACCATGAAAGCAGTCAACAATAATGTTAGTCGTGTGTCCAAGCTCACCACACTCAAGGGCAAGCAGGCCAACGCATTGTTCTGGTCTCCTGCTGGGCGTTTCATTGTTCTGGCAGGGCTGAAGGGTTTCAATGGCCAGCTGGAGTTCTTCAACGTTGATGATCTTGAGACCATGGCGACAGGAGAACATTTTATGGCGACTGACATCATGTGGGATCCTACTGGAAG ATTTCTCGCGACTGCAGTTACCTCGGTTCATGAGATGGAAAATGGTTTCCAAATTTGGTCCTTCAATGGGAAGCTAATTTACAAGATTTCAAAGGATCACTTCTATCAG TTCCAATGGCGCCCGAGGCCACCATCACTACTTACTCCTGAGAAGGAGGAGGACATCTCAAAGAACCTCAAGCGGTACAGCAAGAAGTATGAACAAGAGGATCTGGACGTGTCCAACCAGGTGGGTGAGCTAGAGCGCAAGAGACGGACGCAGCTTCAAGAGGAATGGCAAGGATGGGTGGCCAAGTGGAAGCAGCTGCACGAGGAGGAGCGTGCATACCGGATGGAGCTGAGAGGCGGGGAGGAGAGCGACAAGGAAGAAGAGGCGGAGTACAAGGAGATTGAGGCGGAGGAGTTGGTTGATGTCACAGAAGAAATTGTTGCCTTTGACCTCGACCAGGAGTGA